Proteins co-encoded in one Oncorhynchus tshawytscha isolate Ot180627B linkage group LG34, Otsh_v2.0, whole genome shotgun sequence genomic window:
- the LOC112231800 gene encoding acid ceramidase: MDKFCCILLVSLSGVSTQFIPPYTEECQTGMYPPKGPTFKGSVTWYTIDLDLPPSERWKLIMTDKKSELVTLIQAIRDLANALVPSGKLIDLVDKDLPLIVNTLPYPFNEEIKGIATASGVPLGEVVLFNIFYEVFTVCTSLVAEDSNGNLIHGRNMDFGLFMGWDMKNRSWLITEKLKPLVVNIDFQRGNKTVFKSTNFAGYVGMLTGIKPHAFTLTMNERFSLDGGYIGIVEWILGHRDGMWMSFLTRSVLENATSYEEAKNLLAQTKLLAPAYFILGGNQTGQGCVITRSRVLSLDIWEIELKLGRWYVLETNYDHWKEPLFLDNRRTPAMKCMNQTMQANISLKTVYDVLSTKPVLNKLTTYTTLMDVNEGKLESYIRDCPNPCMPW, translated from the exons ATGGATAAGTTTTGTTGTATTCTCCTGGTGTCGTTATCTGGAGTATCGACACAGTTTATACCACCG TATACCGAAGAATGTCAGACGGGCATGTACCCTCCCAAAGGTCCAAC ATTCAAAGGGTCTGTCACCTGGTACACAATAGACCTGGATTTGCCCCCCAGCGAAAGATGGAAGCTAATCATGACTGACAAAAAATCTGAG TTGGTCACCTTGATCCAAGCTATCAGGGATTTGGCAAATGCTTTGGTTCCTAGTGGGAAACTGATAGATTTGGTCGACAAGGACTTG CCTTTGATAGTGAACACCCTTCCCTACCCATTCAACGAGGAAATAAAAGGAATCGCGACCGCCTCCGGTGTTCCCCTTG GCGAGGTTGTCCTCTTCAACATCTTCTATGAGGTCTTTACGGTGTGCACTTCTCTAGTGGCAGAGGACTCAAATG GTAACCTTATCCATGGGCGGAATATGGACTTTGGACTATTCATGGG GTGGGACATGAAAAACAGGTCCTGGTTAATAACAGAGAAACTCAAGCCTCTGGTGGTCAACATCGACTTCCAGAGAGGCAACAAGACGGTCTTCAAGTCCACTAACTTTGCCGGCTACGTGGGCATGTTGACTGGCATCAAGCCG CATGCTTTCACTCTGACCATGAATGAGCGCTTCAGCCTTGATGGCGGATACATTG GGATTGTGGAGTGGATCCTGGGGCATAGAGATGGGATGTGGATGAGTTTCCTCACTCGCTCCGTCTTAGAGAATGCTACCAG CTACGAGGAGGCAAAGAACCTTCTGGCCCAGACCAAGCTGCTGGCCCCGGCCTACTTCATCCTGGGAGGGAACCAGACGGGCCAGGGCTGTGTCATCACCCGCTCCAGAGTCCTCAGCCTCGACATCTGGGA GATTGAGCTGAAGCTGGGCCGCTGGTACGTTCTGGAAACCAACTACGATCACTGGAAGGAGCCTCTGTTCTTGGACAACCGAAGGACTCCAGCCATGAAGTGTATGAACCAGACCATGCAGGCA AACATCTCACTGAAGACTGTGTATGACGTGCTGTCGACAAAACCAGTCTTGAACAAG TTGACCACATACACCACGTTGATGGATGTGAACGAGGGCAAACTGGAATCCTACATCCGTGACTGCCCCAACCCCTGCATGCCCTGGTGA